The DNA window AACAGATACACTGCTGAGGTTGCAACTTCGTAATTTTGAATATTGCCCTCTGCATCCGTGGCAGTGTCCAATAGGGACAAAAATGCAATCAAGTAGTTAATGAGGTTCTTGCCAGGTTCATTGGTGTCAAAGTTTGATatgttttcttcaactgcgACTAGAGTAATTGCAATGGTTTTCTGATTCAGCAATTTGGACGTGGCCTGAGAACGCACTTTAGACAATTTCTCATCCAGTTCCAAGAACTTTGCCACTTGATCTGCATCCATTGTGCAAAGCTTCTTTGGCGGTTGTATTTGTATTCAATCAAGTAATCCAAGCGACAGTTTCTAATATATGaagcgatgagatgagtttgaataattttttattatgaagaaaaaaattttctctcttttttcaaaatctcattttctttctcgaATTTCCCGATTATTAGCAGTAAAAGGTGCATAGTACCAGTGGTGTGACATCTGTTGGCGTAGCGCAAATGTTATTAGGTGACAACTCCACTTCAGCTGAGATAATCTCTTACAAGTTTAGGCCCTTGTCAatcttgaaagtgagaACATTTGTACATTCTTAGTTTGAACACGTAGGATCGGCCAGTCTAGTTTGCGGACTTTCGGTATCTACTCGAGACTGAGGTCCGATCTATAATCTAAAGTGTATGCACTAGTCTTAATAAAGGTACCCCGACAAGTTGTAGTCATACCAACCCTGTATATCTACTTGTGATTGCCTTCTTTTACTGGAGTAAAAGCGTGTGAgtatcaaaaaattaagaTACCAGATCAAAGGATAAACAACAATGCTCGTGAGTCAACAGACAATTGCATATTTAAAATTTGAGCAAGCTGTAATGGATGCTACAAGCTGGGAGACTACAACTGTACGCCTTCTACACGGTATTCACGCTCCTCCACGTGACATCTTTTTGTGACGGACAGACATCTCGtcatttttgtattttaaACAGTTCTCCCACGGGTTGCTACAGTATACTGAAGATGTACATCAATCACGTAGGTGGAATTCTCATAAGGTTGCAGTGCAGATACCTCCCGGATGACGTGTGGACTAGTGCGCATAAGACTGGCGAGGTTTGGCCGCCGGAACAATCCTCTGTACAATATCGTAGTCACACAGTCGCACAAGGCGAGAGACTCTCGTCCGATTGAAGTCCTCGGCACTTACAACCCAACACCAAAACGAGTGAGTAATAGTGCTGTTCCCATCAAGGAGGTGAATCTTGATTTTACGAGGGCGAAGTACTGGATCGGTGTGGGTGCTCAGCCGAGTGATATTGTCACAAGGTTGTTCATCAAGGGTGGGATACTTCCAAGGGAAGATTGGGCCTCTAGCAAAGTTAGAACGAGTAAAGTGGTAAGTCCGCTTAAAGAGCTGATGGAGTGATGAAAGTTGGGAAATGTTCGATACACAATTTGGATATTTATGTATTGGTGTTCTTGTATATactaaaaagaaaatggtaCTAGCAGAATTAATGATTACAGTAATATTATAAGTTTGGGCGGGGCGGCATTACTCCTCTGGAACCTACTTGAggtttgattttttgttgaactgGGCCGTAGGGTGCATGACTCTACCGGATAGCGGCGAGGATGTCCTGCTTGCCGGTCTATTGAACAGTGGCATTTGAGCCGGCCCTGAGTTGTTCCAATTGGCCAAATTTATGCTACTACCCAGTTGTGTTTGTTGCCCCCCAAACCCGTTATCAGGTTCGTTCGGCGTCATTACGAATTGACCGTTATTTACCACGCTTTGGTACGATTGTAAATTCTGTATCCTCTCCAATGTATCGCTTCTGGGTCTTATATTTGCCGTGTTCCCAAGCAAGTCTGTGAACTGCTTTGGAGCCACGTTTGGTCCACTTATCGAGGAAGCGGAACAGTTCCGGACCAGGTACTGctccttcttcacctcGCTGAGCAAATGGTGTCTCACCAAAGTCATCAAGTAGTTCGACCTTTCATAGCCAATCTGTATCTCTCTTTGTTCAGCCTGTTGTAAAGAAATCTTGGCGACTTTGTCCAACACACCAGATGGCGGGTTGCAGTTATCGAATGGAGTAACCTGTGGGTCCGAGCATACCAGTTGGTATATCTCGTTGACCAATTTCGTGAATTGTGGAGTGAAGGAGGTCGTGGCACCTGATGCACCGTTAAAGTTTGTCATCCGCGAGTAAGCGGACTCACCAAAATCTGAATTTATGGAACTCGCCAATGAAGTGGTGCTACCATTGTTCACGTCGCCATCTCTGGCAAAGTAAGGACCGGTGGGGGCCCCCATGAGGGAAGCCAGTGAGCTAGCACCGTTGCTCACGGGTGTCACCATACCAATGGACAACCGAGGGTCCACCAATTGTTGCGATGGCTCAAAATATTGTTGCTGTAGCAAATCTATCATACTCTGTTTGGTACTGGATCCTGTGGTCTCAGCACTTGggaatttcttcatttttgtcAGCGAAAGATATCTGATAGGTAGTGCTTTGATATATGTATCTCTGTAAGTTGAGCTTCGGGAAAAAAGGGGGATTCACGTAATACGACCAAAAACGACCGGAAGGAACCAAAAGACGCGCAAACAGGTGGAcagagagggaaaaaaattcattCAAAGGACTACTCCGAACCGAGCAATCTCTGCGTTATTAAGTAAGCAGCAGAGAATGGGAAAaccaaagagaaagagaaaaagacaCACCCAACAAAGAAAGCGAGCGAAAGAAAGGGGCGCTGGTTCACAGGGAGCCCTTCCACAACTGACGCGAAACTGCAGTGACAGAAGTCAAACGGCTAATATATCTCgcatcttcgtcttcttcttcttcttctgggaGAACCAAAAATCTCACGccaaattttttgtattaCGAGAGCGCACATTCCGACCCGTTTCGGGAAACTGCTGAAATCTCACAGAATCGGCTGCAGGACGCTCTTTCctgaaaaagaaatgaaaaCTGGTGACGAGTATTCCCAAAAGAGGAATGGTGATATCTTCCCGTTCCTCCAGTACCCAGCAGACAGCAGACAGCAGCTGCAAGTAACGCATACGAGCCCGTCCCTTGTCCCTCCCTCCGGCGCGGTCTTCGCTTTACAACAAGCAAGCGCTCCCCACTCTTGCTCCACTTTTTTTGGGCTTTGTTTTGTTGTACTCTTCGAACAAGTATTATTCTGATTATCATCCCACGCCCCTTAATGAGGGTGCGGTGTCCCCCTCCCCTCTTCCACCACCCCACAAGTCCAGAAATGTTCTACGTGCGCCCTCTCTGCTGCTACATGTCGCTAGAAAAGCTGCAagaataataataataataataaaaatagTAATattaataataatatattcAAGAAGACAGCTGGAAATATTGTCGGACCATTTTTTAGAAGCCCAACGTGCtcggtttcttctttgattttcCCAATTCTGGAAATGTAATGGTTCTTTCAAGCTTCTTCGATTTTGTAGCTGGTTCACCTCTATGCTCTTTTTTTACCTCTTATtattaatttttttttattattgcTACCTAGACTTTCTTCCATCTTGCTATAGTTGATGGTGCCTGTGTTTCTGTGTGTCGTGTTGCTTCTTGAGGAGTTGCACGGTACTGTTCCAAACCACGCCACTGCCCAAACTTGTGTTGCTTGTAGACAGATGGCGGGGATGTTTCATCACCCGTTTGAGCCGTATGATATTCAAGTGGAATTGATGCAGTGCATCTATGATGTGTTGAGTTCTACTGCGAGTACGAACGCAAACGttcaaaggaaaaaaattgggaTACTTGAATCTCCAACGGGCACGGGGAAAACTCTCTCGTTGATCTGTGCTTCCCTATCTTGGCTAAGAGATAATAAACTGAAACTTTTAAGTTGTGGTGATAATGTGGGCGGTGAGAACTCT is part of the Huiozyma naganishii CBS 8797 chromosome 4, complete genome genome and encodes:
- the CIP1 gene encoding Cip1p (similar to Saccharomyces cerevisiae YPL014W; ancestral locus Anc_8.80), encoding MKKFPSAETTGSSTKQSMIDLLQQQYFEPSQQLVDPRLSIGMVTPVSNGASSLASLMGAPTGPYFARDGDVNNGSTTSLASSINSDFGESAYSRMTNFNGASGATTSFTPQFTKLVNEIYQLVCSDPQVTPFDNCNPPSGVLDKVAKISLQQAEQREIQIGYERSNYLMTLVRHHLLSEVKKEQYLVRNCSASSISGPNVAPKQFTDLLGNTANIRPRSDTLERIQNLQSYQSVVNNGQFVMTPNEPDNGFGGQQTQLGSSINLANWNNSGPAQMPLFNRPASRTSSPLSGRVMHPTAQFNKKSNLK
- the MRPS16 gene encoding mitochondrial 37S ribosomal protein bS16m (similar to Saccharomyces cerevisiae MRPS16 (YPL013C); ancestral locus Anc_8.79); translated protein: MTCGLVRIRLARFGRRNNPLYNIVVTQSHKARDSRPIEVLGTYNPTPKRVSNSAVPIKEVNLDFTRAKYWIGVGAQPSDIVTRLFIKGGILPREDWASSKVRTSKVVSPLKELME